A genome region from Musa acuminata AAA Group cultivar baxijiao chromosome BXJ3-5, Cavendish_Baxijiao_AAA, whole genome shotgun sequence includes the following:
- the LOC103985776 gene encoding G2/mitotic-specific cyclin-2: MDRVDENSRGMMKPATLRDMGDRRALRDIRNLVGAPPYPCAINKRGLTEKSNLDDKNPSFVARRPVTRKFAATLASKPQAYRQHEQVGNESQHEMLPPSVSSSTALDSSIAIDVDNCSLSDDIELPTVEEMEEMDNCDLKEVEMEDIVAETVPDIDSCDSNNPLAVVEYVEEIYNFYRQTEVTGCASPQYMSHQFDINEKMRAILIDWLIEVHYKFELMEETLFLTVNIIDRFLARQTVVRKKLQLVGVTAMLLACKYEEVSVPVVEDLVLISDRAYTRDEILDMERLILNTLQFNMSVPTPYVFMRRFLKAADSDRKLELLSFFIIELCLVEYKMLKFRPSLLAAAAIYTAQCSLRGFKYWTKTSEMHTAYSEEQLLECTQLMVDFHQKAGLGKLTGVHRKYSTFKYGHTAKSAPALFLTNTGLQC, encoded by the exons ATGGACAGAGTTGACGAGAACAGCCGGGGCATGATGAAACCTGCGACTCTCCGAG ATATGGGCGATCGAAGAGCGTTGAGGGATATAAGGAATTTGGTGGGAGCGCCACCGTATCCTTGTGCGATCAACAAGAGGGGATTGACAGA AAAGAGTAATTTGGATGATAAGAACCCATCGTTCGTGGCTCGACGGCCAGTGACAAG AAAATTTGCGGCTACATTGGCAAGCAAACCACAAGCTTATCGCCAG CATGAGCAAGTGGGAAACGAGAGCCAGCACGAGATGTTGCCACCATCTGTATCAAGTTCAACTGCTTTGGATAGTTCTATTGCCATCGATGTGGATAATTGTAGCTTAAGTGACGACATAGAGTTGCCCACGGTAGAAGAGATGGAAGAAATG GATAACTGCGATCTCAAGGAGGTCGAAATGGAGGATATCGTTGCTGAGACTGTTCCGGATATCGATAGTTGTGATTCAAATAACCCACTTGCAGTGGTTGAATATGTAGAAGAGATATACAACTTCTATAGACAAACCGAG GTTACAGGTTGTGCGAGTCCCCAGTACATGTCCCACCAATTTGACATCAATGAAAAAATGAGAGCTATTCTCATCGACTGGCTTATAGAG GTGCACTACAAATTTGAGCTGATGGAGGAGACTCTCTTTCTAACTGTAAATATCATAGATCGGTTTTTAGCGAGACAAACTGTGGTAAGAAAGAAGCTTCAATTGGTGGGAGTTACAGCTATGCTTCTTGCTTGCAAGTACGAGGAAGTCTCTGTCCCAGTGGTAGAGGATCTAGTGCTCATCTCTGACCGAGCTTACACGAGGGATGAAATACTTGATATG GAAAGGCTGATCCTCAACACATTGCAATTCAATATGTCTGTGCCAACTCCTTACGTTTTTATGAGAAGGTTTCTCAAGGCAGCCGACTCTGACAGAAAG CTAGAGCTTCTGTCATTCTTCATCATAGAGCTTTGTCTGGTCGAGTACAAAATGCTCAAGTTCCGCCCTTCTCTGTTGGCTGCTGCTGCAATCTACACTGCTCAGTGTTCTCTTAGAGGGTTCAAGTATTGGACGAAAACTAGCGAGATGCACACTGCCTATTCAGAGGAGCAACTCCT CGAGTGCACTCAGCTAATGGTGGATTTCCACCAGAAGGCTGGTCTGGGGAAGCTGACTGGGGTACACAGGAAGTACAGCACCTTCAAATATGGACACACAGCAAAATCAGCACCAGCTCTCTTTTTGACGAACACTGGTCTCCAGTGCTAA
- the LOC103985775 gene encoding phosphoinositide phosphatase SAC6 isoform X2: MLKLLVGTYLLVITERESVGSYLGHAIYRVSGMQILPCNHSLNNSSAEQKKMEAEFSVLLNAAEGTSGLYFSYDVNLTLCLQRLHELGNESKLLPLWRQAEPRFLWNSYMLEALIDNKLDSYVLPIIQGSYQNFQAAIGRKVVDVTLIARRCTRRTGTRMWRRGADMEGYVANFVESEQILQSNGFTASFVQVRGSMPFLWEQIVDLTYKPKFEIVRPEEACRVAERHFLDLSNKYGSVLAVDLVNKHGSEGRLSERFANAMQTIRNDDIRYVHFDFHQICGHIHFERLSLLYNQIEDYLNKHGYFLLNEKGEKVSGQTGVVRTNCIDCLDRTNVTQSMIARKALESQLKQIGIFGSDDSISAYPYFDASYKILWANHGDHISIQYSGTPALKGDFVRYGNRTVQGILKDGWNALARYYLNNFVDGTKQDAIDLLQGHYIVSLSRDMSSPTKAGALETYASFRLALALVLTGLMFALMSLRQAQINVRHILLSLVWASLSLGIAAFVRANGRLFTNRPRLLRSKH, encoded by the exons ATGCTTAAGCTTTTAGTAG GAACATACTTATTGGTTATAACGGAGCGTGAAAGTGTTGGATCTTACCTAGGGCATGCTATTTACAGGGTCTCAGGCATGCAAATTCTTCCATGCAATCATTCTCTGAATAATTCCTCTGCTGAGCAG AAAAAGATGGAAGCTGAGTTCTCTGTTCTTCTAAATGCTGCAGAGGGGACTTCAGGTCTGTACTTCTCCTATGATGTCAATTTAACACTCTG CTTACAGAGGTTACATGAGTTAGGCAATGAGTCTAAGCTGCTTCCTCTTTGGAGACAG GCAGAACCTAGATTTCTTTGGAATAGCTACATGTTGGAAGCACTCATTGATAACAAG CTGGATTCATATGTGCTACCTATCATTCAAGGAA GTTACCAAAATTTCCAAGCAGCTATTGGTCGAAAAGTAGTTGATGTTACCTTAATTGCACGTAGATGCACAAGGAGAACAG GTACTCGGATGTGGAGAAGAGGAGCCGACATGGAGGGCTATGTTGCAAATTTTGTTGAATCTGAACAGATATTGCAATCAAATGGATTTACAGCATCCTTTGTCCAA GTTCGAGGGTCCATGCCATTTCTATGGGAGCAGATTGTTGATTTGACATATAAACCTAAGTTTGAGATTGTTAGGCCTGAGGAAGCG TGTCGTGTGGCTGAACGTCACTTCTTGGATTTGAGTAATAAATATGGTTCAGTCTTAGCTGTTGATCTTGTCAACAAG CATGGAAGTGAGGGACGTCTGAGTGAAAGATTTGCAAATGCAATGCAGACCATTCGAAATGATGACATTAG GTATGTACATTTTGACTTTCACCAGATCTGTGGCCATATACATTTTGAGCGTCTCTCACTCCTCTATAATCAAATTGAGGACTACCTGAATAAGCATGG ATACTTTCTTTTGAATGAGAAAGGTGAGAAAGTTTCAGGTCAGACAGGAGTTGTGAGAACAAATTGTATTGACTGCTTAGATCGAACGAATGTTACACAG AGCATGATTGCAAGAAAAGCGTTGGAAAGCCAACTCAAGCAAATTGGAATTTTTGGTTCTGATGACTCAATTAGTGCATACCCATATTTTGATGCAAGCTACAAAATTT TATGGGCTAATCATGGAGATCATATTAGCATTCAATATTCTGGAACTCCTGCCCTGAAAGGAGATTTTGTGAG GTATGGAAATCGAACAGTACAGGGAATTCTAAAAGATGGATGGAATGCTCTAGCTCGTTATTACTTGAATAACTTTGTTGATGGGACAAAACAG GATGCAATTGATCTGCTACAAGGGCATTACATTGTGTCTCTAAGTCGAGATATGAGTTCTCCAACAAAAGCAGGAGCCTTGGAAACATATGCG TCCTTTCGACTGGCACTAGCGTTGGTCTTGACTGGGCTTATGTTTGCACTGATGTCTCTACGACAAG CTCAAATCAATGTTCGCCACATATTGCTCTCACTTGTTTGGGCAAGTCTGAGTCTGGGTATAGCAGCATTTGTGCGAGCCAATGGTCGGTTGTTTACCAATAGGCCTCGTCTTTTAAGATCAAAGCATTGA
- the LOC103985775 gene encoding phosphoinositide phosphatase SAC6 isoform X1, giving the protein MNDTNRGTPEKKLYTRLRLWQFPDKYILEPIDGTAESFLSISRFDGSINLIGELSKCSATESPNVRTIFGVIGMLKLLVGTYLLVITERESVGSYLGHAIYRVSGMQILPCNHSLNNSSAEQKKMEAEFSVLLNAAEGTSGLYFSYDVNLTLCLQRLHELGNESKLLPLWRQAEPRFLWNSYMLEALIDNKLDSYVLPIIQGSYQNFQAAIGRKVVDVTLIARRCTRRTGTRMWRRGADMEGYVANFVESEQILQSNGFTASFVQVRGSMPFLWEQIVDLTYKPKFEIVRPEEACRVAERHFLDLSNKYGSVLAVDLVNKHGSEGRLSERFANAMQTIRNDDIRYVHFDFHQICGHIHFERLSLLYNQIEDYLNKHGYFLLNEKGEKVSGQTGVVRTNCIDCLDRTNVTQSMIARKALESQLKQIGIFGSDDSISAYPYFDASYKILWANHGDHISIQYSGTPALKGDFVRYGNRTVQGILKDGWNALARYYLNNFVDGTKQDAIDLLQGHYIVSLSRDMSSPTKAGALETYASFRLALALVLTGLMFALMSLRQAQINVRHILLSLVWASLSLGIAAFVRANGRLFTNRPRLLRSKH; this is encoded by the exons ATGAATGATACAAATAGGGGCACTCCTGAGAAAAAGCTTTACACACGATTGAGGTTATGGCAATTCCCAGACAAGTATATACTTGAACCAATCGATGGCACTGCCGAGTCATTTTTGTCAATCAGTCGTTTTGACGGATCAATTAACTTAATAG GTGAGCTTTCAAAATGCAGTGCGACGGAATCTCCAAATGTTCGTACTATCTTTGGTGTGATTGGCATGCTTAAGCTTTTAGTAG GAACATACTTATTGGTTATAACGGAGCGTGAAAGTGTTGGATCTTACCTAGGGCATGCTATTTACAGGGTCTCAGGCATGCAAATTCTTCCATGCAATCATTCTCTGAATAATTCCTCTGCTGAGCAG AAAAAGATGGAAGCTGAGTTCTCTGTTCTTCTAAATGCTGCAGAGGGGACTTCAGGTCTGTACTTCTCCTATGATGTCAATTTAACACTCTG CTTACAGAGGTTACATGAGTTAGGCAATGAGTCTAAGCTGCTTCCTCTTTGGAGACAG GCAGAACCTAGATTTCTTTGGAATAGCTACATGTTGGAAGCACTCATTGATAACAAG CTGGATTCATATGTGCTACCTATCATTCAAGGAA GTTACCAAAATTTCCAAGCAGCTATTGGTCGAAAAGTAGTTGATGTTACCTTAATTGCACGTAGATGCACAAGGAGAACAG GTACTCGGATGTGGAGAAGAGGAGCCGACATGGAGGGCTATGTTGCAAATTTTGTTGAATCTGAACAGATATTGCAATCAAATGGATTTACAGCATCCTTTGTCCAA GTTCGAGGGTCCATGCCATTTCTATGGGAGCAGATTGTTGATTTGACATATAAACCTAAGTTTGAGATTGTTAGGCCTGAGGAAGCG TGTCGTGTGGCTGAACGTCACTTCTTGGATTTGAGTAATAAATATGGTTCAGTCTTAGCTGTTGATCTTGTCAACAAG CATGGAAGTGAGGGACGTCTGAGTGAAAGATTTGCAAATGCAATGCAGACCATTCGAAATGATGACATTAG GTATGTACATTTTGACTTTCACCAGATCTGTGGCCATATACATTTTGAGCGTCTCTCACTCCTCTATAATCAAATTGAGGACTACCTGAATAAGCATGG ATACTTTCTTTTGAATGAGAAAGGTGAGAAAGTTTCAGGTCAGACAGGAGTTGTGAGAACAAATTGTATTGACTGCTTAGATCGAACGAATGTTACACAG AGCATGATTGCAAGAAAAGCGTTGGAAAGCCAACTCAAGCAAATTGGAATTTTTGGTTCTGATGACTCAATTAGTGCATACCCATATTTTGATGCAAGCTACAAAATTT TATGGGCTAATCATGGAGATCATATTAGCATTCAATATTCTGGAACTCCTGCCCTGAAAGGAGATTTTGTGAG GTATGGAAATCGAACAGTACAGGGAATTCTAAAAGATGGATGGAATGCTCTAGCTCGTTATTACTTGAATAACTTTGTTGATGGGACAAAACAG GATGCAATTGATCTGCTACAAGGGCATTACATTGTGTCTCTAAGTCGAGATATGAGTTCTCCAACAAAAGCAGGAGCCTTGGAAACATATGCG TCCTTTCGACTGGCACTAGCGTTGGTCTTGACTGGGCTTATGTTTGCACTGATGTCTCTACGACAAG CTCAAATCAATGTTCGCCACATATTGCTCTCACTTGTTTGGGCAAGTCTGAGTCTGGGTATAGCAGCATTTGTGCGAGCCAATGGTCGGTTGTTTACCAATAGGCCTCGTCTTTTAAGATCAAAGCATTGA